CTATTCTCGATATCATTGATTCGATTGAACTCATTCAAAACTATACTCGATCGAACAATTGGAGCCAAGCCAGAACGATAGAATATGATGCAGTTATTCGGCGCTTGACGATTATTGGTGAAGCGACCAAGCGCCTATCAATGGAGTTTCGCACTAACCATCCGGAAATACCGTGGAAAGCAATGGCTGGGCTACGGGATTTTGTCGTCCATGAGTATGATGTTATCAATTTGGAAATCATCCAAGATGTGGTGAATTTTGAACTTCCCCAACTGTTACCACTCCTCAACAGTTTGCTAGATGGAGAATTCTAATTAACCTGAAACAAGACCTTGGGCTGCAACTGATTCAAACCGAAAGCCGCATCGAAATCACCACCGAAGAGCAAGGGGCGATCGTTCGCGGCCGGATCGATGTGTTGGTGCTGCCCCCACCCCCCTATCGTTCCTACGCTTCGCGTGGGAACGATGTCTGTTTCTACCAGGGATCGATCGCCACCAGTCCCGTTTTCCCCAGATAGTTTCGCGCACTGGAATAGCGCCAATCGGCGGGATCGTCAACATAGCCGCGCTTGACGGGATTGTTGTGGATGTAGTCCAGTTTTTCGCGCATCATGTCATCGCTCAAGATGAGTTCAGCGTGTGAACCTTCCTGCCAGAGTTGATACTCCCGATCGCCCTTATGGGCCGCTTTGGCGAAGGCAAGTTGTCCCAGCAAAGTTTGGGCGTTATGCCGTTGGAGTAAATCGATCGTTTGTCGAGCGGTGAAGGATTTGAACCGGGCGATACATCGATCGAGTTGGGGAGCCTGGGCGATGAGATGGAGGTGATTTTCGAGGATGACGTAGCCGTAGAGTTGAAAGCGATCGTTTTGGCGGAGGTATTGCCAACTATCGAAGACGATCGCCACGGCTTCGGGTCGCGTGAAGATGGGGAGCCATTGGACGATCGTGCAAGTGAGGAAGTGGGGGCGATCGGGTTCAGTGATGACGTAGCGGCTACGACCCATAACCTATATGGTTTCTACTTTTCCCTACTTTACCGTCGATCGCCCCTCTCCATCCCCACCCCCCTATCGTTCCCACGCGGAGCGTGGGAATGCTGTGTGGACGCTCTGCGTCCCGGTGGTGCTGGTGTGCTACGCGACGCGGAGCGTCGGGGCTGCGTTCCCACGCTCTGCGTGGTAACGATAGAAAAAAAATAAAAAAAGGCGCTAACGCGCCGGAAGAGGGAAAGAGGGAAAAAGAGTAGAGCGCTATATAGTTCTGGGGAGAAGAAGCCGAAAACCAATGTAGTAGTTCTGGCGATCGCGCGTGTCGTTGCTCCGAAACGCCGAGCGGCAATGCTTCGGGTAGTCGCCCCACGAACCACCACGCAGCAGTTTGGCTGAATTTCCTGAATTTAGTACAGCTTTCAAGTATTGCTCATGATTTCCAGAATAAGAATGATTGTCATTATCTATCCAGGCACGACCGTCTGTAGGTGCGCCGTTATAGCTTCCATGCCAGTCATCCATGCACCACTCCCAAACGTTCCCGTGCATGTGGTGCAAGCCCCAGGCATTGAGCGCTTTTAGGCTGTTTACGGGGACGGTTGTTTGCCGATCTTTTCCTTTCTGTCCGTTGCCGTAGGTATAGTTGCCGTTGTAGTTGGCGACTTCTGTGGAAAGGGTTGCGCCAAAGTGAAAGGGTGTTTGTGTTCCGGCGCGGCAGGCATATTCCCATTCGGCTTCGCTGGGCAGTCGGTAGGCTTTGCCGGTGGCTTGGCTGAGGCGAAGACAAAATTCAATGCACTGCTTCCAACTCACTCGCTCAACGGGGTGATCAGGATTTTTGAAGTTTGATGGGTCGGGATCAAGTTGAATGCTAATTTGATCGAGGTTTGCCACGGCTCGCCACTGGGCTTGGGTCACGGTGGTGCGGCTCAGGAAGTATTCGGGTAGCGTGACTTGGTGAATGGGGCTTTCAGCGCTGCCTAGTTCCTGTTCGTTGTCCGGTGATCCCATCATGAAGTCTCCGGCGGGGATGCGGACAAATTCGAGGTTCAAGCCGCAGGCGGTTTCGATGAAGCCTTGGTTGCTGCCCGATTCTTCTTTCGCGATGCTGCCGTATGAGTCTAGGGTGATGACCGTGTAGGTGTAGGTTTGGCTGTACCAGCGGTCTCGTTCTGCTTGCTCTTCTTGCTCTTTGGCGGCTTGGGCTGCCCGACGATCGGCTTCTTCCTGTGCCTGCCGCTCGGCTTCTCGACGCTTGGCGGCTGCTTCCTGGTCGTTGAGCCGCTTCAGGAGAGCAAAAAATTCCCGATCTAAGGCGATCGCGCTGGCTTCATCACCCAAACGCCGTAACAAAACCTGCAATCGTTCAATCAGCTTGCCATCTGCACCAACCAGCACTTGACCGAAGGCGGCGATCGCCTCGGACATTTCGGCAGTTTCCGACGGTGGATTTCCCCCGCGCCGTTGGGTGATCTCGCGGATCGATCGCTTCAGGTCTGACCTTGTGCGATCGGGGTCGAGATGGGCGAACTGTTCGGCGATCGTGAGGATGCCATCGAGCAAATAATCCACCTTGGTGGCGGGTTTGGATGGATCAAGAATGGGTAGCTTATTCATGGTTTTTTGTGGGTATTATCGTTGATCGAGCCAGGCTTGAAGCGATCGTTGACTTTCGCCAGAAGGTTGTCCCAACAAGAGGTTTTTGACGCTGATATCTTCGTCGAGATCTGGCCAATAAATGCCGGTTTGGTTCGGAGCAATTTCCCAGCGATCGCGCTCGGCGGGTGAACCGTGGAAGAGGCGGGGATACCAGGCGATCGGCACAGAAATAATTCGACCATCGGTCAGGGTAACGGTCAGTAATTCATCGGTGAGCGTCAAGCCAAGAATTGGCGGGACTTGGATTATTTCAGTCGCGAAAGAACTCATCCCATTTCTCCATCAAGTCAGGTTGATTGGTTTCGATTAAACGCTGAATACGGTTCAACTCTTTGGCACTGAAGCCTTGGTTGGACTGCAATCGGACAGGAACAAGCCAAAATTTTGCCTCATTGTTGCTGGTGCGAACGTGAATATGGGGCGGTTCGTCGTGATCGCCTGCGTAGCAGAAAAAACGATAGCCATCAATCCGCAAGAGCGTTGGCATAGTCTTTAGTATGTTGCTGGTCGTTATCGTTCCCACGCTCGGCGTGGGAATGCCGTATGGACGCTCCGCGTCCCGGTGACAGGAGTAAGAGGGTTACGGGATGCAGAGCGTCGGGGCTGTGTTACCACGCAGAGCGTGGGAACGATGGGACGGCGTGGGAACAATGGGAGGTGTTTACAGGGTGTCGAATTGGGCGAGGTTTTCCCAGAAGAGCGAT
This Limnothrix sp. FACHB-406 DNA region includes the following protein-coding sequences:
- a CDS encoding DUF86 domain-containing protein, which produces MSRDQQAILDIIDSIELIQNYTRSNNWSQARTIEYDAVIRRLTIIGEATKRLSMEFRTNHPEIPWKAMAGLRDFVVHEYDVINLEIIQDVVNFELPQLLPLLNSLLDGEF
- a CDS encoding transposase, which produces MGRSRYVITEPDRPHFLTCTIVQWLPIFTRPEAVAIVFDSWQYLRQNDRFQLYGYVILENHLHLIAQAPQLDRCIARFKSFTARQTIDLLQRHNAQTLLGQLAFAKAAHKGDREYQLWQEGSHAELILSDDMMREKLDYIHNNPVKRGYVDDPADWRYSSARNYLGKTGLVAIDPW
- a CDS encoding formylglycine-generating enzyme family protein — encoded protein: MNKLPILDPSKPATKVDYLLDGILTIAEQFAHLDPDRTRSDLKRSIREITQRRGGNPPSETAEMSEAIAAFGQVLVGADGKLIERLQVLLRRLGDEASAIALDREFFALLKRLNDQEAAAKRREAERQAQEEADRRAAQAAKEQEEQAERDRWYSQTYTYTVITLDSYGSIAKEESGSNQGFIETACGLNLEFVRIPAGDFMMGSPDNEQELGSAESPIHQVTLPEYFLSRTTVTQAQWRAVANLDQISIQLDPDPSNFKNPDHPVERVSWKQCIEFCLRLSQATGKAYRLPSEAEWEYACRAGTQTPFHFGATLSTEVANYNGNYTYGNGQKGKDRQTTVPVNSLKALNAWGLHHMHGNVWEWCMDDWHGSYNGAPTDGRAWIDNDNHSYSGNHEQYLKAVLNSGNSAKLLRGGSWGDYPKHCRSAFRSNDTRDRQNYYIGFRLLLPRTI
- a CDS encoding DUF2442 domain-containing protein, which gives rise to MSSFATEIIQVPPILGLTLTDELLTVTLTDGRIISVPIAWYPRLFHGSPAERDRWEIAPNQTGIYWPDLDEDISVKNLLLGQPSGESQRSLQAWLDQR
- a CDS encoding DUF4160 domain-containing protein, coding for MPTLLRIDGYRFFCYAGDHDEPPHIHVRTSNNEAKFWLVPVRLQSNQGFSAKELNRIQRLIETNQPDLMEKWDEFFRD